One part of the Arabidopsis thaliana chromosome 4, partial sequence genome encodes these proteins:
- a CDS encoding TTF-type zinc finger protein with HAT dimerization domain-containing protein (TTF-type zinc finger protein with HAT dimerisation domain; FUNCTIONS IN: protein dimerization activity; INVOLVED IN: biological_process unknown; LOCATED IN: cellular_component unknown; CONTAINS InterPro DOMAIN/s: HAT dimerisation (InterPro:IPR008906), Zinc finger, TTF-type (InterPro:IPR006580); BEST Arabidopsis thaliana protein match is: hAT dimerisation domain-containing protein / transposase-related (TAIR:AT2G16040.1); Has 986 Blast hits to 895 proteins in 48 species: Archae - 0; Bacteria - 2; Metazoa - 584; Fungi - 0; Plants - 391; Viruses - 0; Other Eukaryotes - 9 (source: NCBI BLink).), with product MTKSLADSMLRYVKRSTPLKPNENPTSVENDKAEEICEDTDVNMNTIPECVYSGEKDELLEITDPANWKNIDRELRDFLVEKGPMKRVHEKYAFPKTAGIRRHFSHRYYKREMKNGDKQDRNWLLYSKVSDKVYCFCCKLFGRDQDAMQLSSTGFNDWRNIRIRLSQHETSHRHIVCMSKWMELELRLRKHLTIDKCLQKDINIEKNHWREVLLRIFSLVKNLAKQNLAFRGENEKIGQKNNGNFRVLLNRSATLIQSYESISDELKKVQLMIIKKIQEAKYFSVILDCTPDKSHKEQMSLIIRCVDVSMASTQVSEFFLTFVEVSDKSGEGLFELLCDTLVALNLNINDVRGQGYDNGCNMKGKHKGVQKKLLDINSRAFYTPCGCHSLNLPSHLKKRLNSLESFSGFTACFHHLQQGLKIRDALDYLAENCDDPKARSDADCLATSETHRIGGFEFLFGMVIWYNLLFTMNTVSKALQSENIDIELALVQLKGLVSYLQNYRETGFQEAKAEATLIAESMDIEPKFPVKRKRIIKRKRHFDEEMENDVETELLSEEENFKVRFEQFEEYGRIFRFLFDLRKLKSASDDGLKAACINLETSLKHGDSSDVDGNHLFLELKVLKELLPTEITKAIEVLNFLKKFEGCYPNTWIAFRVMLTVPVSVASAERSFSKLKLIKSYSRSTMSEERLNALAILSIERDLVGELDYISLMNDFAAKTARRSIFEIRDDDE from the exons atgACGAAGTCTTTGGCTGATTCTATGTTGAGGTATGTGAAAAGATCAACACCTCTCAAACCAAATGAGAATCCTACGAGTGTTGAGAATGACAAAGCAGAAGAAATTTGTGAAGATACTGATGTGAATATGAATACCATACCAGAATGTGTTTACAGTGGAGAAAAAGATGAGCTTTTGGAAATTACGGATCCAGCAAACtggaaaaatattgatagGGAATTAAGAGATTTTCTAGTCGAAAAAGGTCCTATGAAAAGGGTACATGAGAAGTATGCTTTCCCGAAAACTGCTGGTATTAGAAGACATTTTTCTCACAGGTATtacaaaagagagatgaaAAATGGAGATAAGCAAGACAGAAATTGGTTATTATACTCAAAAGTATCGGATAAGGTTTATTGCTTTTGCTGCAAGTTATTTGGTCGAGACCAAGACGCGATGCAGTTGTCAAGCACCGGGTTTAATGATTGGAGGAATATCAGGATAAGACTTAGCCAACATGAGACTAGTCATCGTCATATTGTTTGCATGAGTAAGTGGATGGAACTAGAGTTGAGACTACGAAAGCATCTGACCATTGATAAGTGTCTTCAAAAAGACATTAACATAGAGAAAAACCATTGGAGAGAAGTTCTGTTGAGAATATTTTCATTGGTAAAAAACCTTGCAAAACAGAATTTGGCTTTCCGTGGAGAAAATGAGAAGATTGGTCAGAAAAACAATGGTAACTTTCGAGTTTTATTGAATCGTTCGGCGACTTTGATCCAGTCATACGAGAGCATATCAGACGAGTTAAAGAAG GTCCAACTTAtgattattaagaaaattcaAGAGGCGAAATACTTTTCTGTTATTCTCGACTGCACTCCGGATAAGAGTCATAAAGAACAGATGAGTCTCATTATCAGATGTGTGGATGTCTCCATGGCTTCGACACAAGTTTCAGAATTTTTTCTAACGTTTGTTGAAGTTTCAGATAAATCCGGGGAAGGACTCTTTGAGCTACTTTGTGATACTTTGGTTGCTCTCAATTTGAATATTAATGATGTGAGAGGGCAAGGCTATGATAATGGATGCAATATGAAAGGGAAACACAAAGGAGTACAAAAAAAGTTGCTTGATATCAATTCAAGAGCGTTTTATACGCCGTGTGGTTGCCATAGTCTTAACTTGCCAAGTCATCTAAAAAAGCGATTGAATTCTTTGGAATCATTCAGCGGATTTACTGCTTGTTTTCATCATCTACAACAAG GCCTAAAAATAAGAGATGCATTGGACTACTTGGCTGAAAATTGTGATGACCCGAAAGCTCGCAGCGATGCAGACTGCCTTGCTACAAGTGAGACACACAGAATTGGTGGATTTGAGTTCTTGTTTGGTATGGTTATTTGGTACAATCTTCTTTTTACCATGAACACAGTAAGTAAGGCGCTACAGTCAGAGAATATTGATATTGAACTTGCTCTTGTTCAACTGAAAGGGTTAGTCTCTTATCTACAAAATTACAGAGAAACTGGTTTTCAAGAAGCTAAAGCAGAAGCTACATTAATTGCTGAATCTATGGATATCGAACCAAAATTTCCTGTGAAAAGAAAGCGCATCATTAAAAGGAAAAGGCATTTTGATGAAGAGATGGAGAATGATGTTGAAACTGAATTGCTTAGCGAGGAAGAGAATTTTAAA GTGAGGTTTGAGCAATTTGAAGAGTATGGAagaatttttagatttttgtttgatctaaGGAAGCTCAAATCTGCAAGTGATGATGGCTTAAAGGCAGCATGTATAAACCTTGAAACTTCTCTTAAACATGGAGATAGTTCAGACGTTGATGGGAATCATTTATTCTTAGAGCtgaaagttttaaaagaaCTTTTACCGACCGAGATCACGAAAGCTATTGAAGTgttaaactttttgaaaaagtttgaagGTTGTTATCCAAATACATGGATTGCGTTTAGAGTGATGCTAACAGTTCCAGTTTCAGTCGCCTCAGCCGAAAGAAGTTTTTCCAAGCTAAAGTTGATAAAGTCATACTCACGATCAACAATGTcagaagagagattgaatGCCTTGGCGATATTGTCAATTGAAAGAGATTTAGTTGGAGAGCTCGACTATATAAGTTTGATGAACGACTTTGCGGCAAAAACTGCAAGAAGATCTATTTTCGAAATCcgagatgatgatgagtag
- a CDS encoding transmembrane protein, putative (DUF239) (Protein of Unknown Function (DUF239); FUNCTIONS IN: molecular_function unknown; INVOLVED IN: biological_process unknown; LOCATED IN: endomembrane system; CONTAINS InterPro DOMAIN/s: Protein of unknown function DUF239, plant (InterPro:IPR004314); BEST Arabidopsis thaliana protein match is: Protein of Unknown Function (DUF239) (TAIR:AT4G10220.1); Has 30201 Blast hits to 17322 proteins in 780 species: Archae - 12; Bacteria - 1396; Metazoa - 17338; Fungi - 3422; Plants - 5037; Viruses - 0; Other Eukaryotes - 2996 (source: NCBI BLink).), whose protein sequence is MKMKLGYSLPVMCMILFCYILCCSLLMSHCHGVVEAAKALKSNEDLEIEQKLELINKHTVKIIKCTNGERYGCVDFYKQPGLDHSLMKNHTFHHKMRLMSYPEGSKIKKQTHINKTFGHFWKNGVGRPIGTVPILLVSKEALLKMKSFDGDNSNPQSSWSKTYKPTSSNGGHHFAVVRTTKGKPRRYNGVAMNINSFNPPVGPMEFSAGRMHFQIGNEFVQVGWTVHPQLYHDFNSRLFIYTNSGGHGCYNPLCPVGSGIILVSHEVTPGLLTKHNDFELSIIKDKIYGHWWLLMGNSSSSTWKEIGFWPTHRFKESFGTGVEWGGEVYSPASTSPPMGNSHFPKGSPKIDSYVRLITTWDENYGLDMVVKNTERFSNSCYKVKDAQSRFGQM, encoded by the exons atgaaaatgaaattggGATATTCACTTCCAGTGATGTGCATGATTTTGTTCTGCTATATTCTATGTTGTAGCCTTTTGATGAGTCATTGTCATGGCGTTGTAGAAGCAGCAAAGGCATTAAAAAGCAATGAAGATCTTGAAATAGAGCAAAAACTTGAGCTTATCAACAAACATACGGTTAAAATCATAAAG TGTACTAATGGTGAACGATATGGGTGTGTGGATTTCTACAAACAACCAGGACTTGACCACTCATTGATGAAGAACCACACATTTCACCATAAG ATGCGTTTGATGTCATACCCCGAAggatcaaaaattaaaaaacagacacatattaacaaaacatttgGTCACTTTTGGAAGAATGGCGTAGGTCGTCCTATTGGTACAGTTCCTATACTTTTAGTCAGCAAAGAAGCtcttttgaaaatgaaatctttTGATGGTGATAATTCTAATCCCCAAAGTTCGTGGAGTAAAACCTATAAACCTACGTCTTCTAATGGAGGTCATCAT TTTGCTGTGGTGCGTACTACGAAAGGAAAACCAAGGAGATATAATGGAGTGGCTATGAACATTAATTCATTCAATCCTCCAGTTGGACCTATGGAATTCAGTGCTGGTCGGATGCATTTTCAAATTGGAAATGAATTCGTCCAAGTTGGTTGGACC GTACACCCACAATTATATCACGACTTCAACTCACGGCTGTTCATATATACTAAT TCAGGAGGACATGGGTGTTATAATCCCTTATGTCCGGTCGGATCCGGAATAATACTAGTCAGTCATGAAGTTACTCCTGGTTTACTTACCAAGCACAACGATTTCGAACTCTCCATAATTAAG GACAAAATATACGGGCATTGGTGGCTTTTGATGGGTAACAGTAGCAGCTCAACTTGGAAAGAAATTGGGTTCTGGCCAACACATAGGTTCAAAGAAAGTTTTGGTACAGGTGTCGAATGGGGTGGTGAAGTCTATAGCCCTGCGTCTACAAGTCCTCCTATGGGTAATAGTCATTTTCCGAAGGGGAGCCCCAAAATAGACTCATATGTCCGTTTGATCACGACTTGGGACGAAAATTATGGTTTGGACATGGTTGTGAAAAACACAGAGAGATTTTCAAACAGTTGTTATAAAGTGAAAGATGCACAGAGTCGTTTTGGCCAGATGTAG